The following coding sequences lie in one Jonesia denitrificans DSM 20603 genomic window:
- the fabI gene encoding enoyl-ACP reductase FabI, whose translation MSLLAGKKILITGVLTQHSIAFHVARLAQEQGATVILTSFGRQMKLTQAIAKRLPEPAPVLTLDVTNREDLDTLKDRVLEHVDGLDGVVHSIGFAPQSVMGGNFLSGEWADVATALEISAFSLKSLAVATQPLMSTGGSVVGLTFDAKFAWPVYDWMGVAKAAFESTARYLARDLGPQGIRVNLVSAGPIRTTAAKSIPGFEQMEGNWPNRAPLGWDQSNPEPTARAVAALLSDWFPATTGEIVHVDGGVHAMGQ comes from the coding sequence ATGTCACTTCTGGCCGGTAAAAAAATCCTCATCACCGGGGTGTTAACACAGCACTCGATCGCGTTTCACGTTGCCCGTCTTGCGCAAGAGCAAGGCGCAACCGTCATCCTCACGTCCTTTGGACGACAGATGAAGCTCACGCAAGCTATCGCGAAGCGTCTGCCTGAACCTGCCCCAGTCCTCACCCTGGATGTGACGAATCGCGAGGACCTCGACACGCTGAAAGACCGTGTTCTTGAACACGTTGATGGGCTTGATGGTGTTGTCCATTCCATTGGGTTTGCCCCCCAGTCCGTCATGGGTGGCAACTTCCTCTCGGGGGAATGGGCAGACGTTGCGACGGCTCTGGAAATCTCAGCTTTTTCGTTGAAATCCCTGGCCGTTGCCACTCAACCCCTCATGTCCACTGGTGGTTCTGTGGTGGGATTGACGTTCGACGCGAAGTTCGCGTGGCCGGTGTATGACTGGATGGGGGTGGCGAAAGCAGCCTTCGAATCGACCGCTCGGTATCTTGCGCGTGACCTTGGTCCGCAGGGGATTCGGGTTAACCTCGTATCAGCAGGACCGATCCGCACCACTGCTGCAAAGTCCATTCCGGGCTTTGAACAGATGGAAGGGAACTGGCCCAACCGAGCGCCGCTTGGGTGGGACCAGTCGAACCCGGAACCAACCGCACGCGCGGTGGCAGCATTGCTGTCAGACTGGTTCCCGGCAACAACTGGCGAGATCGTTCATGTAGACGGTGGAGTCCACGCGATGGGACAGTAG
- a CDS encoding asparaginase, translating to MTQPPQPNPVHPLSHQAHEPLVALVRSGLVESVHYGSWIALDSTGETITSAGDPDALIYPRSALKPLQAFALLTAGWDGTLEQVALACASHSGTSRHCDVVTSTLRDAHLTIDALRNTPDLPLGQNERTEAIRASATPTSLAQNCSGKHAAMLATCVHNRWDLDSYLDPTHPLQQHIRTTIESFTGEPITITSVDGCGAPLFAMTLRALAHAFTTLATKAHTDSRSPAANIITAMTTHPTLVAGPGRDVTDMMVAFPGLVTKDGAEGIHIAVFPDSRVAALKIADGTNRGRVTAALHLLGELGAHDPQLTLAHTPAVLGGGQPVGHTYIIPARDTTTTRQ from the coding sequence GTGACTCAACCTCCCCAGCCTAACCCCGTCCACCCGCTGTCTCACCAAGCCCATGAACCCTTGGTCGCTCTCGTGCGCTCCGGTCTAGTGGAAAGTGTTCACTATGGTTCTTGGATCGCACTCGACTCCACGGGAGAAACGATCACCAGCGCTGGAGACCCTGACGCGCTCATCTACCCGCGTTCTGCGCTTAAACCCCTCCAAGCGTTCGCCCTCCTGACTGCCGGCTGGGACGGGACCCTCGAACAGGTCGCCTTAGCGTGTGCCAGCCATTCGGGAACAAGCCGCCACTGTGACGTGGTCACCTCAACTTTGCGCGACGCCCACCTCACAATTGATGCGCTTCGTAACACCCCAGACCTACCGCTTGGGCAGAACGAACGCACCGAGGCAATACGTGCCAGCGCCACCCCCACCTCTCTGGCCCAAAATTGCTCCGGCAAGCACGCAGCCATGCTTGCCACATGCGTTCACAACAGGTGGGACCTCGACAGCTACCTTGACCCCACACATCCTCTCCAACAGCACATCCGCACCACAATCGAATCATTCACAGGTGAACCGATCACCATCACATCGGTCGACGGATGCGGGGCCCCGCTGTTCGCTATGACCCTGCGCGCACTCGCACACGCCTTCACAACTCTGGCGACCAAAGCACACACAGACTCACGGTCACCAGCTGCGAACATCATTACGGCCATGACCACTCACCCCACCCTTGTGGCAGGTCCAGGACGCGACGTCACAGACATGATGGTCGCCTTCCCAGGGCTTGTTACAAAAGACGGTGCAGAAGGAATTCACATTGCGGTTTTCCCAGACTCACGTGTTGCCGCACTCAAAATCGCAGACGGCACGAACAGAGGGCGCGTCACAGCTGCCCTCCACCTCCTTGGTGAACTGGGTGCACACGACCCGCAGCTGACCCTCGCCCACACCCCTGCCGTCCTCGGTGGGGGACAACCTGTTGGGCACACCTACATCATCCCAGCACGTGACACCACCACCACACGTCAGTAG
- a CDS encoding neutral zinc metallopeptidase — protein sequence MTFQEGGNFDSSRVQRRSGGKAAIGGGVGVIALVLLSQLFGVDLTQFASLLDTTSTGTQSQSSDLTGCDTADRANADDECRYGWTMESLDAYWADTLDTQTGVAYTMPRAVSFSGSVSTGCGSATSAVGPFYCPADETVYIDVSFYEVLRTDFGTTGGPLAQMYITAHEVGHHIEHITGVLGDADRGGSGADSDSVRVELMADCLAGMWAGAAATTPDPDTGRPFLEPITDAQLRDALDAAAAVGDDRIQEASGSSVDPHQFTHGSATQRQRWFTRGYERGSFDACNTFEVADLDLGADG from the coding sequence ATGACATTCCAAGAAGGCGGGAACTTCGACTCCTCTCGTGTGCAGCGGCGTTCAGGTGGAAAAGCTGCGATCGGTGGCGGTGTCGGCGTCATCGCGCTGGTGTTGCTGTCGCAGTTGTTTGGAGTTGACCTCACTCAGTTCGCGTCGTTGCTCGACACCACAAGCACAGGCACTCAGTCGCAATCCAGTGACCTCACAGGGTGTGACACGGCGGATCGAGCCAACGCGGATGATGAATGCCGTTACGGGTGGACCATGGAGTCGTTGGATGCATATTGGGCTGACACGCTAGACACCCAAACAGGGGTGGCCTACACCATGCCTAGGGCGGTCAGTTTTTCTGGTTCTGTGTCCACCGGTTGTGGATCTGCGACCTCTGCGGTCGGTCCTTTTTACTGTCCTGCTGACGAAACTGTCTACATAGATGTGTCCTTTTACGAGGTGTTGCGCACTGATTTTGGTACGACAGGCGGCCCTTTAGCGCAGATGTACATCACCGCTCATGAGGTGGGACACCATATTGAGCACATCACCGGGGTGTTGGGGGACGCAGATCGTGGTGGTTCTGGTGCGGATTCGGACTCTGTGCGGGTCGAACTGATGGCGGACTGCCTTGCAGGCATGTGGGCGGGTGCCGCTGCAACGACTCCGGACCCAGATACTGGTCGCCCTTTTCTCGAACCGATCACCGATGCGCAACTACGTGACGCTCTTGATGCTGCCGCCGCTGTTGGTGATGACCGCATTCAAGAAGCGTCAGGTAGTTCAGTGGACCCCCACCAGTTCACGCATGGCAGTGCGACCCAACGCCAAAGGTGGTTTACCCGCGGCTACGAACGCGGGTCCTTTGACGCCTGTAATACGTTTGAGGTCGCTGATCTCGACCTCGGTGCTGACGGGTGA
- a CDS encoding beta-ketoacyl-ACP reductase, translating into MSETTTRVVLVTGANRGIGRAIAEAFVAQGDTVATIYRSGDLPHGVHGYVGDVTSTTDIDAAFTRIEADLGPVTVLVANAGITRDQLLMRMSDEEFDQVVDVNLTGAFRCARRASKGMIKARNGRIIFISSVVGLYGGPGQVNYSASKAGLVGMARSITRELGSRSITANVVAPGFINTDMTQALPEATQKTYKSSIPAGRFAEPHEVAAAVQFLASEQAGYISGAVIPVDGGLGMGH; encoded by the coding sequence GTGAGCGAGACCACCACACGAGTTGTCCTAGTGACTGGGGCGAACCGCGGAATCGGGCGAGCCATCGCCGAAGCATTTGTGGCCCAAGGAGACACCGTGGCCACAATCTACCGCAGCGGAGACCTGCCACATGGAGTCCACGGATATGTGGGAGACGTCACCTCCACTACCGACATTGACGCCGCGTTTACCCGCATCGAAGCAGACTTAGGGCCAGTCACAGTTTTGGTCGCCAACGCGGGGATCACCCGTGACCAGCTACTCATGCGCATGAGTGATGAAGAGTTCGACCAGGTTGTGGACGTCAACCTCACTGGTGCGTTCCGGTGTGCACGTCGCGCATCAAAAGGCATGATCAAAGCGCGCAATGGCCGCATCATCTTCATCTCATCCGTCGTTGGCCTATACGGCGGACCTGGCCAAGTAAACTATTCGGCGTCCAAAGCAGGGCTGGTGGGTATGGCACGGTCCATTACCCGCGAACTAGGCTCACGCTCAATCACTGCCAACGTTGTCGCACCAGGGTTCATTAACACGGACATGACCCAAGCTCTGCCTGAAGCAACTCAAAAGACCTACAAGTCCTCCATTCCTGCCGGTCGGTTCGCAGAGCCCCATGAGGTTGCAGCTGCCGTCCAATTCCTCGCTTCCGAGCAGGCCGGATACATTTCTGGTGCCGTCATCCCCGTGGATGGCGGACTGGGAATGGGTCACTAA
- a CDS encoding DUF3995 domain-containing protein, translated as MRLLARVITTTTLTGIAALHAAWATGSAFPFATREELADTVVGSPEFPGANACWTVTALAGTGALLVAVQPRTTLVRLAHRGVAATLLARAIIGGRTSTQLLGLPEPSRAFLDADKKIYRPLCLTLGVGAWVSASPARQ; from the coding sequence ATGAGACTACTCGCACGCGTCATCACCACAACCACACTCACAGGAATCGCAGCACTGCATGCCGCCTGGGCAACAGGCTCCGCATTTCCCTTTGCCACCCGCGAAGAACTCGCAGACACCGTAGTCGGGTCACCCGAATTCCCTGGTGCCAACGCATGCTGGACTGTGACAGCGCTCGCAGGAACAGGTGCGCTTCTTGTGGCAGTGCAACCACGAACCACGCTTGTGCGCCTTGCCCACCGTGGAGTGGCTGCCACCCTCCTTGCCCGCGCAATCATTGGCGGGCGAACCTCCACGCAACTCCTTGGCCTCCCAGAACCCAGCCGCGCGTTCCTTGACGCTGACAAGAAAATTTACCGGCCGCTGTGCCTCACACTGGGGGTTGGTGCGTGGGTGAGCGCTTCACCGGCCCGTCAGTGA
- a CDS encoding SixA phosphatase family protein, whose amino-acid sequence MTHSTQRLLLLRHAKAEPAGAVTDHMRPLALRGRKQARAVAEVLVTHNLIPDAVLVSSAVRTKQTWEILAGGFDHAPAKVSFHDDLYVAGVDDVLKLVATTHGSTVLVVGHEPTMSAVAEQLAGDGSSQDAYAQVRLGIPTATLCVLESDQPFGQWEARGVTLTQVIRPEH is encoded by the coding sequence TTGACGCACAGCACTCAGCGACTTCTTTTGCTGCGGCACGCGAAAGCAGAACCAGCAGGTGCAGTAACAGACCACATGCGCCCGCTGGCGCTTCGTGGACGCAAACAGGCGCGAGCGGTCGCTGAGGTGCTGGTCACCCACAACCTCATCCCTGATGCAGTGTTGGTGTCCTCAGCTGTGCGCACGAAACAAACGTGGGAGATTCTTGCCGGTGGGTTCGACCATGCACCCGCGAAGGTGAGCTTCCACGATGACCTGTATGTTGCTGGGGTGGACGATGTTCTCAAGCTTGTCGCCACAACCCACGGCAGCACGGTGCTGGTTGTGGGTCATGAGCCGACGATGTCTGCGGTTGCTGAACAACTTGCTGGTGACGGATCGAGCCAGGATGCCTATGCCCAGGTTCGTTTGGGTATCCCGACCGCAACGTTATGTGTCTTGGAATCAGACCAGCCTTTTGGTCAGTGGGAAGCACGTGGAGTGACCCTTACCCAGGTGATCCGGCCCGAGCACTAA
- the serB gene encoding phosphoserine phosphatase SerB, giving the protein MTTTRLVVMDVDSTLIEQEVIELIAQHAGTYELVANITERAMRGELDFAASLAARVDTLAGVHVDDLAKVRDAVTFSPGAREFIAECQRRGWEVALVSGGFTEIVRHLAHEVGITRFRANHLDVVANRLTGRTTGTIVDRAYKETSLREFAAELGIPMDDTVAIGDGANDLDMIHAAGIGIAYNAKPIVVEQAPYAISGSLISALDVIDNHPK; this is encoded by the coding sequence ATGACCACCACCCGCCTTGTCGTCATGGATGTCGACTCCACACTCATTGAACAAGAAGTCATCGAGCTGATCGCTCAGCACGCAGGGACCTATGAGCTGGTAGCCAACATCACAGAACGCGCGATGCGCGGCGAACTGGATTTTGCGGCATCACTGGCTGCACGGGTAGACACGCTTGCTGGGGTGCACGTGGACGATCTTGCCAAGGTGCGTGATGCGGTCACGTTTAGTCCAGGTGCCCGCGAGTTCATCGCTGAATGCCAGCGCCGTGGGTGGGAAGTCGCACTTGTGTCAGGAGGGTTCACGGAAATCGTGCGCCACCTTGCCCACGAGGTAGGCATTACCAGGTTCCGGGCTAACCATCTGGACGTGGTGGCAAATCGGTTGACGGGACGCACCACTGGCACCATTGTGGACCGCGCCTACAAAGAAACATCTCTGCGCGAGTTTGCGGCCGAGCTGGGTATCCCCATGGATGACACGGTAGCTATTGGTGATGGGGCCAACGACCTTGACATGATCCATGCCGCTGGAATTGGCATCGCCTACAACGCGAAACCTATTGTTGTTGAACAAGCGCCCTACGCGATCTCGGGTTCCCTGATCTCGGCACTTGATGTGATCGACAACCACCCCAAGTAG
- a CDS encoding energy-coupling factor transporter transmembrane component T family protein, which produces MTTPRRVPRHQRLDAAPVLVGTYSPGTSVIHRLPAGAKIFVVIGFSLVVGCVRTVPIAIGALVVAIILWASAALSWRTLMGLWPLVFVVGPMAGYHVWRGNPMLAFMMPAGLIGVVMVATVVSRTTSTTDITDLVTRASARVIGVRAATIVALTISLTLRMIPVLLELIAQTRSAVTARGATPTPSRVFLPVVLRATKFALDTADALDARGALDEDDPSPMCR; this is translated from the coding sequence ATGACCACACCACGCCGAGTTCCCCGCCATCAACGACTTGATGCTGCGCCTGTACTTGTGGGCACCTACAGCCCCGGAACCAGTGTCATTCATCGTCTCCCCGCAGGAGCCAAAATCTTCGTGGTGATTGGGTTCAGTCTGGTCGTGGGTTGTGTACGTACGGTTCCCATTGCCATCGGCGCGCTGGTTGTGGCCATCATCTTGTGGGCCAGTGCCGCACTGTCCTGGCGGACGCTCATGGGTTTATGGCCACTTGTGTTCGTTGTTGGTCCCATGGCCGGGTATCACGTGTGGCGAGGCAACCCAATGTTGGCGTTCATGATGCCTGCTGGTTTGATCGGTGTTGTCATGGTGGCAACTGTCGTGTCACGCACCACCAGCACAACCGACATCACTGACCTGGTGACCCGCGCATCGGCACGCGTCATTGGAGTTCGCGCCGCCACAATCGTCGCACTGACCATCTCATTGACACTTCGGATGATCCCTGTGCTGTTGGAGCTCATTGCACAAACCCGCAGTGCAGTGACAGCACGCGGCGCTACCCCAACACCTTCTCGGGTATTCCTCCCTGTCGTGTTGCGGGCAACAAAGTTCGCGCTCGACACTGCAGACGCACTTGATGCTCGTGGTGCACTAGATGAGGACGACCCATCACCGATGTGCCGGTGA
- a CDS encoding PPOX class F420-dependent oxidoreductase, with the protein MARRIATNTAVDREGLLEFLRSEKRAVLTTYRKDGGLQMSPVVYGVDDRGRVLVSTYPSRAKAANIRRRPQVSLCILGADFDDAWVQINGLATVIDLPDSVEVLVEYFRAVGGEHPNWQEYREAMVTQGKSVIVVEIESWGPIATGGFPATLAQE; encoded by the coding sequence ATGGCGCGGCGGATTGCAACAAATACAGCGGTTGACCGTGAAGGGTTGTTGGAGTTTCTTCGCAGTGAGAAACGTGCAGTGCTCACGACCTACCGCAAAGATGGCGGGTTACAGATGTCCCCAGTCGTGTATGGGGTTGATGACCGTGGGCGGGTTCTTGTGTCCACGTACCCGAGCCGCGCAAAGGCGGCAAATATTCGCCGCCGCCCGCAGGTGTCCTTGTGTATTTTGGGCGCTGATTTTGATGATGCGTGGGTGCAAATCAATGGACTCGCTACCGTCATCGATCTTCCTGACTCGGTTGAGGTGCTGGTGGAGTACTTCCGGGCGGTTGGCGGCGAGCACCCGAACTGGCAGGAATACCGTGAGGCGATGGTCACCCAGGGGAAGTCAGTGATCGTCGTGGAGATCGAGTCGTGGGGGCCTATCGCGACAGGTGGGTTTCCGGCGACTCTTGCGCAGGAATAA
- a CDS encoding DUF3099 domain-containing protein, with translation MHRRSAAPSITSAPTSLAQDQGRRIRVYSIQMGIRFACFIGAYFASGALQWVLIGAAIFLPYIAVVGSNMGRLTTHTMDNPMQWHQLDAPVVQSGDEDENTPPSKESHD, from the coding sequence GTGCACAGGCGTTCTGCTGCTCCCTCGATTACCAGCGCCCCCACGTCCCTTGCCCAGGACCAGGGGCGTCGCATTCGTGTGTACTCCATTCAGATGGGCATTCGGTTTGCCTGTTTCATCGGCGCGTATTTTGCCTCGGGTGCACTTCAGTGGGTACTTATTGGTGCGGCAATTTTCCTTCCATATATCGCCGTGGTGGGATCAAACATGGGGCGTTTGACAACTCATACTATGGACAATCCGATGCAGTGGCACCAGCTTGATGCGCCTGTTGTCCAGTCAGGTGATGAGGACGAGAACACTCCACCTTCCAAGGAGAGTCATGACTGA
- a CDS encoding energy-coupling factor ABC transporter ATP-binding protein, translating into MATISFTDVSVEAQGRTLLAPTTLSITEQRVAVVGANGSGKSTFLRLVNGLVGPTYGAVTVDGDDTIDHASKVRAQVAFTFPDPHTQILAPTVGEDLELSLRIARRRKRHDDVSSQVPAHAQTLLDQWGLGLSPHQAVASLSSGQAQLVALMSVLATGPRVVVCDEPTTRLDARWRRRVIDLLATVDQQVIFATHDLDHARSTDRVIVIDHGHVIADGSPDEALAAYDLVLSQPWPDQ; encoded by the coding sequence ATGGCGACCATTTCTTTCACTGATGTCAGTGTGGAGGCGCAAGGACGGACACTTCTTGCGCCCACCACGCTGAGTATCACAGAACAACGTGTGGCCGTTGTTGGAGCTAATGGGAGCGGAAAGTCAACGTTCTTGCGGCTTGTCAACGGGCTCGTTGGACCCACTTATGGCGCGGTCACAGTTGATGGTGATGACACCATCGATCACGCCAGCAAGGTGCGGGCACAGGTGGCGTTCACGTTCCCTGACCCGCACACACAAATTCTTGCACCCACTGTGGGCGAAGACCTTGAGTTGTCATTGCGGATCGCGCGCCGCCGCAAGCGGCACGATGATGTGTCATCGCAGGTTCCAGCCCACGCACAGACACTTCTTGACCAGTGGGGTCTTGGATTGAGTCCGCATCAAGCTGTTGCGTCATTGTCTAGTGGGCAAGCACAACTTGTCGCTCTCATGTCAGTGCTCGCTACTGGTCCGCGAGTGGTGGTGTGTGATGAGCCAACCACCCGACTGGATGCCCGGTGGCGTCGACGCGTCATCGACCTTCTCGCCACGGTGGATCAACAGGTGATCTTCGCAACCCATGACCTTGACCATGCACGGAGCACTGATCGTGTCATCGTGATCGATCATGGTCATGTCATTGCAGACGGCTCACCCGATGAAGCACTGGCCGCATATGACCTGGTGCTCTCGCAACCATGGCCTGATCAATGA
- a CDS encoding biotin transporter BioY: MVVLRHIVEGENLSTQSVAAPASPRTRRSPRARISRDVALVATFAAIIVGCALAPAIAIAGVPAPITLQTFGVMLSGLVLGARRGSAAVVVYLALGAAGLPVFSGGNSGLAPFVGPTAGYLLAFPLAAFAIGWATRRLLATRAIVERAAPDTARRLRVFHTATTIAVCLLISLLTIHTLGIVGMHLRVPMPFLDALTADLIFIPGDIIKTTAAVLVSLAVLRAFPVLRDLR, from the coding sequence ATGGTGGTGTTGCGTCACATCGTTGAGGGGGAAAACTTGTCCACACAATCAGTAGCGGCTCCTGCATCGCCGCGTACCCGCCGTTCACCACGTGCCCGCATCTCACGTGACGTTGCGTTAGTCGCAACGTTCGCAGCCATCATCGTCGGTTGTGCTTTAGCACCAGCAATCGCTATCGCAGGTGTCCCTGCCCCCATCACACTGCAAACCTTTGGAGTTATGCTCTCAGGTCTTGTCTTAGGCGCCCGCCGCGGTAGCGCTGCTGTAGTGGTGTACCTCGCCTTAGGTGCCGCCGGATTACCGGTCTTCTCCGGTGGGAACTCGGGGCTTGCCCCATTTGTGGGACCCACTGCGGGCTACCTTCTTGCCTTCCCCCTCGCAGCGTTCGCTATCGGGTGGGCTACCCGGCGACTCCTAGCAACCCGGGCAATCGTTGAACGTGCTGCCCCTGACACCGCCCGCCGTCTTCGTGTGTTCCACACGGCAACCACTATTGCCGTGTGCTTACTCATCTCTTTACTCACGATTCACACGCTCGGAATTGTGGGGATGCACCTGCGCGTACCAATGCCTTTCCTCGACGCCTTAACTGCTGACCTCATTTTCATTCCTGGCGACATCATCAAAACCACAGCTGCAGTCCTTGTCTCCTTAGCTGTGTTGCGCGCATTCCCCGTGTTACGGGACTTACGCTAA
- a CDS encoding SURF1 family protein, whose product MRSQPRSFLQWLGIALAVAVVVILCLSLGRWQWSRHVNKDARIDTIAVNYSADPVALSEVVPSPSDAISDSQVWTPVSVRGTYVPQATALLRNRPIASTPSVHVLVPLETEDGAVLLVNRGWVPYDVDVTRPSTIPAPPTGLVTVTVHLRHSEARVGRDAPDGQVQSITVTDALVAGATYGGLEQWPTMPVYEHVYGSLIEEDPAPTTAMRALPEPDTDPGSHLSYALQWWVFAIGAGAGFFVLVVREHRSRRAPVSSEYNPFAALNAQEGTSRTGKQHGAGQRKTRHIKDVDADYEDSLFVD is encoded by the coding sequence GTGAGGTCCCAACCGCGTTCTTTTCTCCAGTGGTTGGGGATTGCTTTGGCTGTCGCTGTCGTGGTGATTTTGTGTCTTTCGTTGGGACGCTGGCAGTGGAGTCGTCATGTCAATAAGGACGCACGCATTGACACAATTGCGGTGAACTACTCAGCTGATCCGGTTGCTTTGAGTGAAGTGGTTCCCTCCCCTAGCGACGCGATCTCCGACTCCCAGGTGTGGACACCAGTATCTGTGCGTGGTACCTACGTACCACAGGCAACAGCGTTATTGCGAAACCGCCCTATCGCTTCAACACCTTCCGTGCACGTGTTAGTTCCGTTGGAAACGGAAGACGGTGCTGTCCTTCTTGTCAACCGTGGTTGGGTTCCCTATGACGTTGACGTCACCCGCCCATCGACGATCCCAGCTCCTCCCACAGGTCTTGTGACAGTGACCGTGCATCTTCGCCACAGTGAGGCACGCGTGGGGCGTGACGCACCTGATGGCCAAGTGCAGTCCATTACGGTGACCGATGCGCTGGTTGCGGGGGCCACGTATGGCGGGTTGGAGCAGTGGCCCACGATGCCGGTGTACGAACATGTCTATGGATCACTGATCGAAGAAGACCCTGCCCCAACCACCGCAATGCGGGCATTGCCCGAACCTGACACGGACCCCGGGTCACATTTGTCCTACGCACTGCAGTGGTGGGTCTTTGCTATTGGTGCCGGCGCTGGTTTCTTTGTGCTCGTCGTGCGGGAACACCGTTCACGCCGTGCACCAGTATCGTCAGAATATAACCCTTTTGCCGCATTGAACGCCCAAGAGGGGACCTCCAGGACTGGCAAGCAACACGGTGCGGGGCAACGAAAGACGCGACACATAAAGGACGTCGATGCGGACTACGAGGATTCTTTGTTTGTTGATTGA
- a CDS encoding ABC-F family ATP-binding cassette domain-containing protein has product MITATGVELRIGARTLLQPTSFRVGPGDRIGLVGRNGAGKTTLTRVLAGEGQATDGSVSRSGVIGYLPQDPRPSDPTTSAKDHILSIRDLHNLAALMAKIEEQMASSDPKVMAKALDRYPKVEARFLAAGGYAAQSEALRIAANLGLDNTLLNHGLGELSGGQRRRVELARILFSGGETLLLDEPTNHLDADSIIWLRDYLRTYEGGLIVISHDNEFMRAIVNKVYHLDANRGVLDQYNMGWDAYLQQRQDDERRRRRERANAEKKASALVAQAEKMRAKATKAVAAQNMLKRAERMMEGLDEQRAADKVAKLRFPTPAPCGRVPLTGSALSKSYGSLEVFTGVDLAIDRGSRVVILGFNGAGKTTLLRVLAGVEEPTSGTVEAGHGLKLGYYAQEHDTLDLDLTVVENLRHAAPDLTDTQVRSVLGSFLFSGDDADKPTRVLSGGEKTRLALATLVVSSANVLLLDEPTNNLDPASRAEILGALATYEGAVIMVTHDEGAVDALSPDRVLLLPDGDEDLWNDSYRDLVALA; this is encoded by the coding sequence GTGATTACTGCCACTGGTGTGGAGCTTCGGATCGGGGCACGAACCCTGTTACAACCCACAAGTTTTCGGGTCGGCCCCGGCGACAGAATCGGGTTAGTGGGGCGTAACGGCGCGGGCAAAACAACCCTCACCCGGGTGCTTGCCGGGGAAGGACAAGCCACAGATGGGTCAGTGTCCCGCAGTGGGGTGATTGGATACCTTCCACAAGACCCGCGTCCGTCTGACCCCACAACAAGCGCGAAAGACCACATTCTTTCCATCCGTGACTTGCATAATCTTGCTGCGTTGATGGCGAAAATAGAAGAGCAAATGGCGTCATCTGATCCGAAGGTGATGGCTAAAGCACTGGATCGCTATCCGAAAGTGGAAGCACGCTTTCTTGCGGCGGGTGGTTATGCCGCGCAGAGCGAAGCACTACGCATTGCGGCGAACTTGGGGTTGGACAACACGCTCTTGAACCATGGGCTGGGGGAGTTGTCCGGTGGTCAACGCAGACGGGTGGAACTTGCCCGCATTTTGTTCTCTGGTGGTGAAACGCTGTTGCTTGATGAGCCCACCAACCACCTTGACGCTGACTCGATTATCTGGCTGCGCGACTATTTGCGCACCTACGAGGGCGGTCTCATCGTGATCTCCCACGACAACGAATTCATGCGCGCCATTGTGAACAAGGTTTATCACCTTGACGCCAACCGTGGCGTTCTTGATCAGTACAACATGGGGTGGGACGCCTACCTGCAACAACGGCAAGATGATGAACGCCGCCGCCGCCGGGAGCGTGCAAACGCAGAAAAGAAAGCGTCAGCACTCGTTGCACAGGCAGAGAAGATGCGCGCGAAAGCCACAAAGGCGGTTGCTGCGCAGAACATGTTGAAACGTGCTGAGCGGATGATGGAAGGACTTGATGAACAGCGGGCAGCGGACAAGGTCGCGAAATTGCGGTTTCCAACCCCCGCGCCCTGCGGGCGAGTACCGCTCACCGGTTCTGCGCTGTCAAAAAGCTATGGGTCGTTAGAAGTTTTTACCGGTGTTGACCTCGCAATCGACAGGGGATCCCGAGTGGTGATTCTTGGGTTCAACGGTGCGGGAAAAACAACACTGCTCCGAGTGCTCGCGGGGGTTGAAGAACCCACATCAGGCACTGTTGAAGCAGGCCATGGTCTCAAATTGGGTTACTACGCCCAAGAACATGACACTCTTGATCTTGATCTGACAGTTGTTGAGAATCTGCGCCACGCCGCTCCTGACCTCACCGATACACAAGTACGGTCAGTACTTGGATCATTCCTGTTCTCCGGTGACGACGCAGATAAACCCACCCGCGTGCTTTCTGGTGGTGAAAAGACACGGCTTGCTCTGGCGACCCTCGTGGTGTCCTCAGCAAATGTGCTACTCCTTGACGAACCCACAAACAACCTTGATCCGGCGTCTCGGGCAGAGATCCTGGGGGCGCTTGCTACCTATGAGGGGGCAGTCATTATGGTGACTCACGATGAAGGGGCCGTCGATGCGCTGTCGCCAGACCGAGTATTACTCCTACCCGACGGTGACGAAGACTTGTGGAACGACTCCTACCGCGACCTCGTCGCTCTTGCGTGA